From a single Zygotorulaspora mrakii chromosome 2, complete sequence genomic region:
- the SNU13 gene encoding RNA binding protein SNU13 (similar to Saccharomyces cerevisiae SNU13 (YEL026W); ancestral locus Anc_1.465) gives MSAPNPKAFPLADEALTQQILDVVQQAANLRQLKKGANEATKTLNRGISEFIIMAADCEPIEILLHLPLLCEDKNVPYVFVPSRVALGRACGVSRPVISASITTNDASSLKNQIFAVKDKIETLLI, from the coding sequence ATGTCTGCACCAAACCCAAAGGCGTTCCCGCTTGCTGACGAAGCATTGACTCAACAGATCTTAGACGTTGTTCAACAAGCCGCTAACCTGAGACAATTGAAGAAGGGTGCTAACGAAGCCACCAAGACTTTGAATCGTGGTATCTCCGAATTCATCATTATGGCTGCTGATTGTGAACctattgaaattcttttgCATTTGCCTTTGCTTTGTGAGGACAAGAACGTTCCATACGTTTTTGTTCCATCGAGAGTCGCACTAGGCAGAGCTTGCGGTGTTTCCAGACCTGTTATTTCTGCTTCTATTACAACGAATGACGCTTCCTCTTTGAAGAATCAAATCTTTGCTGTCAAGGATAAGATCGAAACCTTATTGATCTAA
- the URB2 gene encoding ribosome biogenesis protein URB2 (similar to Saccharomyces cerevisiae URB2 (YJR041C); ancestral locus Anc_1.467), giving the protein MTIPTSTQALTKQLRSKEITTGEICEIYSTLNREDYYFPNKEIFAIELIHDRWNDQKLISFKTDYRIWALYNEMWSKLHDEDLILKKLFKQLKFVPHLLKTLETLENNMLEFAVELRKTCEMINSIISMNVSTENANIIMGRTLQFLIKMGDKENMCGMICDLVEQLKNLTGIKNIPEINSKIANVYCNELLLPTIQYISGLDKKIGDNSIVSFLKVQLRLYLFNNTVDTAKLLEKFINNNKAALEPKLLLVLYTTSISFLSKQNFTELEKIFTIIVDVQPDMTRELLLQLALSKKTMSNEFLSSILSKTLQKASEDNSYYTNFWSLLSHLLDLDIEIGIKNMVTLLDLLYEHKDHSMDEITKIWKKIVNCHINAREFLQFLEKLEKYCQENAVKSTTFLANPAFTEVISQNTVSFSTSQLKDLISGHLNRIENNPRNETTFFIFRAIIKGLENLSYTVLAELKELLSTVFTIDHTKESNIWEIRYLVMKIFDDIIPAEQFNSWHVEKETENLNLGSSREMYFYFFKLREYKEFDLDTVVTKFMNYLNQIAYQQRAESVRILFVNWATLINFIFPRDDLTGLLDFLLSEEDQSLLHALLNDDNIFEESNIISMLVSKLSKLHSSEKNQRLILRIPIQCINKTIRVGVINSICSHKSVTSELEVKVLDHLLTNPTFKSDIECDFSCLYNFVNKNLQNLKYKDVVFQRVWKNHALQIKEKKSKQFLETAIRSLSQGIENEELFKTSMQTTYLAIMTGSNISAALGEHFIKNAIHKLFNMGSVDSSVSSWLLRCLYYIFSLNDTIKPTTNQAAKLSSKILELYKEKIHDTDYDFLTSLFLLYSVLYNDKLEILFAHYLVLREIGIQSNLISKAMEEALDRYLQSDTDKFNRAFANIISSISSCPPGFTEGITELYQMHIKRINKDNKIGVHLFAASISEFYTNFARYQNSKESVLKLLDSLQHLLITKPWLYSQHSIEILFPMCLSINLIFLQCSIPCDDVFLGTISVVSNIVFAHRIKMSNRHFLINALICEYLEILSQYQGKQLTSVSARGLSRLITSVCEPNVTGNQTFKTNDLNSKIGVMKKNLRKYVPVILIKYVHISSSTPFRTSIRKELVPAIFSIFNLMSQSEMILLNAALDNAGVQYFRSLYSDYKKIGKWNTE; this is encoded by the coding sequence ATGACCATTCCAACATCAACGCAAGCGTTGACTAAACAACTACGTTCGAAAGAAATAACTACTGGCGAAATATGTGAAATATACTCTACATTGAATCGCGAGGATTATtactttccaaataaaGAGATCTTTGCAATCGAGCTCATACATGATAGATGGAATGACCAAAAACTGATATCTTTCAAGACTGACTATAGAATATGGGCTTTGTACAACGAAATGTGGTCAAAACTACATGATGAAGActtaattttgaagaagctTTTTaagcaattgaaattcGTCCCTCATCTCCTCAAGACCTTAGAAACCTTGGAGAATAACATGCTAGAGTTTGCGGTCGAGTTGAGGAAAACTTGTgaaatgataaattctATCATTTCAATGAATGTTTCTACGGAGAATGCAAATATAATAATGGGTAGGACTCTACAATTCCTAATAAAAATGGGTGATAAGGAGAATATGTGTGGCATGATTTGTGATCTTGTAGAGcagttgaagaatttgactGGAATAAAGAATATTCCCGAAATCAACTCCAAAATAGCCAATGTCTATTGCAACGAGCTTTTATTACCAACCATTCAATACATTTCAGGCttggataaaaaaataggTGATAACTCAATTGTCTCATTCTTGAAAGTACAATTAAGGCTTTATCTCTTTAACAATACTGTGGATACGGCAAaattattggaaaaatttatcaataataataaagcaGCATTAGAGCCTAAGCTTCTATTAGTATTGTACACAACATCTATATcctttctttcaaagcagAATTTTACTGAACTAGAGAAAATATTCACGATAATTGTTGATGTGCAACCAGACATGACGAGAGAATTACTCCTGCAATTggctctttcaaagaagacaaTGTCAAACGAGTTTTTGAGTAGTATTTTGAGTAAAACTTTGCAGAAAGCATCTGAAGACAATAGTTATTATACTAATTTTTGGAGTTTATTGTCACATTTACTTGATCTGGACATTGAAATCGGCATCAAGAATATGGTTACACTATTAGATCTGCTTTATGAGCATAAAGATCATAGTATGGACGAAATCACaaagatttggaagaaaatagTGAATTGCCACATAAATGCAAGAgaatttcttcagtttttggaaaaattaGAGAAATATTGTCAAGAAAATGCAGTCAAATCTACGACTTTTCTAGCTAATCCAGCTTTCACAGAAGTAATTTCACAAAATACGGTTTCATTTTCGACTTCACAGctgaaagatttgatttcagGCCATTTGAATCGTATTGAAAATAACCCGAGAAATGAGACtactttcttcattttccgTGCAATTATTAAAGGTCTGGAAAACCTGTCTTACACCGTTCTCGCCGAACTCAAAGAATTGTTATCAACAGTATTCACAATTGATCATACAAAGGAGTCTAATATCTGGGAGATAAGGTATCTTGTTATGAAGATATTTGATGACATAATTCCAGCTGAGCAGTTTAACTCCTGGCATGTGGAAAAGGAAACAGAAAATCTGAACTTAGGTTCTTCTAGGGAAAtgtatttttatttctttaaGTTGCGAGAGTACAAAGAGTTTGACTTGGATACTGTTGTCACCAAGTTCATGAATTACTTGAATCAAATTGCTTATCAGCAAAGAGCTGAATCTGTTCGAATCCTTTTTGTAAATTGGGCTACATTaatcaattttatttttccaAGAGATGACTTGACAGGACTATTAGATTTCCTTTTATCGGAAGAAGACCAGAGCTTGTTGCACGCACTGttaaatgatgataatatttTTGAGGAAAGCAATATCATCAGTATGTTGGTCAGCAAATTGTCAAAATTGCATTCTAGTGAAAAAAACCAGCGCTTAATTCTGCGAATCCCTATACAATGCATCAACAAAACTATAAGAGTTGGAGTGATCAATAGTATTTGCTCTCACAAGTCTGTTACTTCTGAACTTGAAGTGAAGGTCTTAGATCATCTTTTGACGAATCCAACATTCAAGTCTGATATTGAATGTGATTTCAGCTGCTTGTATAATTTTGTTAACAAAAACTTgcagaatttgaaataCAAGGATGTtgtatttcaaagagtttgGAAAAACCATGCATTgcaaataaaagaaaaaaagagcaagcAGTTTTTGGAAACTGCTATCAGAAGCTTGTCACAGGGAatcgaaaatgaagaacTATTCAAGACAAGCATGCAAACTACATATTTGGCCATCATGACCGGTTCTAACATTAGCGCTGCTTTAGGCGAAcatttcatcaagaatGCAATCCACAAGCTCTTTAATATGGGCTCAGTAGATTCTTCAGTTTCATCATGGTTGCTCAGGTGTCTGTATTACATTTTCAGCTTGAATGACACAATAAAGCCAACTACCAATCAGGCGGCAAAGCTTTCGTCCAAAATACTCGAACtgtacaaagaaaaaattcacGATACGGATTACGACTTCCTTACTAGTCTTTTTCTGTTATATTCGGTACTTTACAATGACAAGCTGGAAATTCTATTTGCTCACTACCTCGTTTTGAGAGAAATAGGCATTCAATCAAATCTCATTTCAAAAGCCATGGAAGAAGCATTAGATAGGTACCTGCAGAGTGATACTGATAAATTCAATCGTGCGTTCGCAAACATTATAAGTTCAATTTCCAGCTGCCCACCAGGCTTTACCGAAGGGATAACAGAGCTATATCAAATGCATATCAAGCGTATCAATAAAGATAATAAGATTGGTGTTCATTTATTTGCGGCATCAATTTCTGAGTTTTACACGAATTTCGCTAGATATCAAAACTCAAAAGAAAGTGTTCTAAAGCTATTGGATAGTTTGCAACATCTTTTGATCACTAAACCTTGGCTATATTCTCAACATTCGATAGAAATATTATTCCCTATGTGCTTAAGTATCAATTTGATATTCCTACAGTGTTCTATTCCTTGTGATGACGTTTTCTTAGGGACAATTTCTGTGGTGTCCAACATCGTATTCGCACATAGAATTAAGATGTCCAATCGCCATTTTCTGATAAACGCACTCATTTGCGAATACTTGGAAATTTTGTCGCAGTATCAGGGGAAGCAGCTTACTTCTGTATCTGCTAGGGGCTTGAGCAGATTGATAACAAGTGTTTGCGAACCGAATGTAACAGGCAATCAAACATTCAAGACAAATGACCTAAACTCAAAAATAGGCgtcatgaaaaaaaatctcagAAAATATGTTCCAGTaattttgatcaaataCGTTCATATATCGTCGAGCACTCCCTTCAGGACATCAATAAGAAAAGAGCTCGTTCCTGCtattttttctatttttaaTTTGATGTCTCAAAGCGAGatgattttattgaatgCGGCACTTGATAATGCTGGCGTTCAATATTTTAGAAGTTTGTACTCCGACTACAAGAAGATTGGTAAATGGAATACTGAATAA
- the GEF1 gene encoding Gef1p (similar to Saccharomyces cerevisiae GEF1 (YJR040W); ancestral locus Anc_1.466) — protein sequence MLSPNTAETGSANDEYRSKVIPETQNFDDFVTIDWLAEENRLINESKRAHAQERSLQYWQGSFHLWARCRTLVALTCIAVVIGCIAGFLQIFTESLVNWKTGHCGRNWLLNKSFCCSDKNLLSNSKRAFSLTKREEFECLENGTWVKWSGEPFPFMIFMFFSVVFALTSALLVKFVAPMATGSGISEIKVWVSGFKYKDEFLNLRTLIVKSVALPLAISSGLSVGKEGPSVHYATCCGYVITNWLLKDVLTYSKQSEYLTAASGAGVAVAFGSPIGGVLFGLEEIASSSEFSPSTLWKSFYVALVAVATLEYINPFRNGKIILFNVTYDRDWRVEEIPVFIILGIFGGVYGKLVSKWNIHYVQFRKRYLSKWPVQEVIILTFLTALVSYFNEFLKLDMTESMGILFHECKTNDNTSTFTHRLCELDENTHVVSFLRVFSSLCLATVLRALFVIISYGSRVPAGIFVPSMAVGATFGRALSLLVERFVSGANVITPGAYAFLGAAATLCGITNLTLTVVVIMFELTGAFIYIIPTMIVVAITRLILTYFHTLGGIADQMVLVNGFPLIEPDIREEYMEKCTAAQIMTRDLTTISEIIYLSELESMVYDSSERSVNGFPIIKAEDKNEFEKRCLGYVLRRHLISKLMSLDSTSSETNRIIVSFTGEDSSNNTNGNLQEVLSFKDLLIQCPVIVQPEAPVSLVYRMFKQLGCKAVIVQDGGFLQGLITRKDVIRFERNKHEELHGPQYKQNDTFNEKLWAIIQSMINKINRTE from the coding sequence ATGCTCTCTCCAAATACTGCTGAAACCGGTTCCGCCAATGATGAATATAGATCTAAGGTAATACCAGAAACGcagaattttgatgattttgtcACTATCGATTGGTTAGCTGAGGAGAACAGACTTATCAATGAAAGCAAGCGTGCACATGCGCAGGAAAGAAGCCTCCAATATTGGCAGGGGAGCTTTCATCTGTGGGCGAGATGTAGGACGCTGGTAGCCCTCACCTGTATTGCGGTCGTAATCGGGTGCATTGCAGGTTTTTTACAGATATTTACAGAATCGTTGGTAAACTGGAAGACGGGTCACTGCGGTAGAAACTGGCTCTTGAACAAATCATTCTGCTGTAGTGATAAAAACTTGTTGAGCAACTCCAAAAGGGCATTTTCGCTTACAAAgagagaagaatttgaatgTCTTGAAAACGGGACGTGGGTGAAATGGTCGGGTGAGCCTTTCCCATTTATGATCTTTATGTTCTTTTCAGTGGTATTTGCACTGACAAGTGCACTTCTGGTCAAGTTTGTTGCACCAATGGCAACTGGGTCAGGTATTTCGGAGATAAAAGTGTGGGTTTCGGGATTTAAATATAAGGatgagtttttgaatttgaggACTTTGATAGTTAAGAGTGTGGCGCTACCGTTAGCAATTTCTTCGGGTTTAAGTGTTGGTAAAGAGGGACCATCCGTCCATTATGCTACCTGTTGTGGGTACGTGATCACAAATTGGCTTCTGAAAGACGTACTGACCTACTCGAAGCAATCGGAGTATTTAACCGCCGCAAGTGGTGCCGGCGTTGCAGTTGCATTTGGATCACCAATAGGTGGAGTTTTGTTTGGCTTGGAAGAGATTGCCTCATCCTCGGAGTTCAGCCCATCGACATTATGGAAATCATTTTACGTTGCGCTCGTTGCAGTAGCCACTTTGGAATACATTAATCCTTttagaaatggaaagattattttgttcaatGTGACTTATGATAGAGATTGGagagttgaagaaatacCAGTATTCATTATTTTAGGTATTTTTGGTGGTGTTTACGGAAAGCTGGTAAGCAAATGGAATATTCATTACGTACaattcagaaaaagatatttgTCGAAATGGCCAGTGCAAGAAGTTATTATACTCACTTTTTTAACCGCGTTAGTGAGTTACTTTAATGAATTCTTAAAGCTCGATATGACCGAAAGTATGGGTATCCTTTTCCATGAGTGTAAAACTAACGATAACACATCCACTTTTACTCATAGACTTTGTGAGTTGGATGAGAATACTCATGTTGTAAGCTTTTTGCGGGTATTCTCTTCTTTGTGCTTGGCTACTGTTCTTAGAGCACTCTTTGTAATAATATCATATGGCTCTAGAGTTCCTGCTGGAATTTTTGTGCCTTCTATGGCAGTTGGTGCTACATTTGGGCGTGCATTGAGTTTGTTGGTTGAAAGATTTGTAAGCGGTGCCAATGTAATAACACCAGGTGCTTATGCTTTCCTTGGAGCCGCCGCTACTTTATGCGGTATCACGAATCTAACATTGACTGTTGTAGTTATCATGTTTGAATTGACGGGTGCATTCATATACATCATTCCCACAATGATTGTAGTGGCCATTACACGTTTGATATTAACTTATTTCCATACACTCGGTGGTATTGCTGATCAAATGGTTTTGGTCAATGGTTTTCCCCTAATCGAACCTGACATTCGGGAAGAGTATATGGAAAAGTGCACCGCAGCGCAAATAATGACGAGGGATTTGACCACGATTAGTGAAATAATTTACTTATCTGAACTCGAATCCATGGTTTATGATTCCTCAGAAAGATCGGTGAATGGATTTCCCATAATCAAGGctgaagataaaaatgaatttgaaaaaagatgccTTGGTTACGTTTTACGAAGACACTTAATATCAAAGTTAATGTCATTGGACAGTACCAGCTCTGAAACTAATAGAATTATAGTTTCCTTCACAGGTGAGGATAGCTCAAATAATACAAATGGCAATCTTCAAGAAGTGCTGAGCTTTAAGGATCTTCTAATTCAATGTCCTGTCATTGTACAGCCCGAAGCTCCTGTGTCTCTAGTTTATAGAATGTTCAAACAACTGGGTTGTAAGGCAGTCATTGTTCAGGACGGTGGTTTCCTACAAGGTCTCATTACAAGAAAGGATGTTATCAGATTCGAACGAAATAAGCATGAAGAATTACATGGCCCCCAATATAAGCAGAATGACACATTCAATGAGAAACTGTGGGCTATAATTCAGTCTATGATTAATAAAATTAACCGCACTGAGTAG
- a CDS encoding uncharacterized protein (similar to Saccharomyces cerevisiae YEL025C; ancestral locus Anc_1.464) — MDRIKLIDEELALFQTHAAEEVSYGISHTITSANLASSRIVGLETLIHEKRFLLCMNDAVYIIEDSEAIAHLSFNERHICCCAYISLKVLSGQTIHVFFMDNNTIELHEIIDKEIICLEKLAFPKDIRFKKGTGQIFLANTGTIIYFTLDHHNVFAWNVSDILMKQRIANFKKVYSVYDDELLFFAFLKERTSILTVARCAFNGMIAIERASMTNGTYLGTSRSMTGSQFDCNYLYKQVNDELIVLLSTEHTILFTAAKDLTKFTNNGLPHEILVYLHCVFESSDRILLEACLASGRIFQAQCSAIPKQNDQVIWTGGKSLSRVRNEKFKFITRLHNEVYLTASDTKGISVHYLRENYRRKVQHCSYSEEMYFDSAILPSKDEETEYRIFCGAYNRHHGFLKWRRTRRNDLPVRVLWSRKLKYVPVSNVWLSEGVLVYESFGQLYDVHSDAKICEFSDGIWITKGGVTVTDVECDILSIGTLLGPVIMKNETLVQLKKCGKLEIMNYSKERTECLFQCELADQIHSTSVAAAYSSDNSEFHILISQGYDYLSFFHNKNCIRKVQVSRGFHVSDLLIKRVLSKLYYIATSTAGGCLVYTADSAKPILEIKGNGSAKSHIFDIGSEATYILIYSSSDQKIVDLAQKAYRKIDLPVRPYQIIRNYDEKDQESSFYILDYDWCLSLISCDISQVAHVQKLENMDETRVLDIGGFIPLQILTMNIKDQALVVMTKSPKTNISILDFDSMKVVGNCTLGTNCRNIILRALWNDACEVESYIDFIMQKTVLVYFIKENVAHFKIIRIQKNVFVSQQDYELPCRALFIKVDHEKNQVHFDGSSKQVYNIFYDSSADRVSLKLSPNTQETAAPYHGGAVKSAYKEIEGNFFQETPSHERQTHVTACAIMRSFFTSGYRNNVPRAYDALIDYRNCVSLYRIFRGVLQGEDRTSFIGRFNINSKVTNISPVPYSSKEAHSTHSRLESGPRRTPLFVVTCADGTIFTLTEVVKGRSHMYNED; from the coding sequence ATGGATCGAATTAAACtaattgatgaagagcttGCTCTTTTTCAGACGCATGCTGCGGAAGAGGTAAGTTACGGTATATCGCACACAATCACTTCAGCGAATCTAGCTTCCAGCAGAATAGTGGGCCTGGAGACATTGATCCATGAAAAGCGGTTTTTGTTATGTATGAATGACGCTGTGTATATAATTGAAGATAGTGAAGCGATTGCCCATCTCTCTTTCAATGAAAGACATATCTGTTGCTGCGCTTACATTTCTCTCAAGGTACTTAGCGGACAAACAATACATGTATTCTTCATGGATAATAACACGATAGAACTGCatgaaataattgataaAGAGATTATTTGTTTGGAGAAGCTAGCTTTTCCAAAAGATATCCGATTTAAGAAAGGAACGGGTCAAATCTTTTTGGCGAACACAGGCACAATAATTTATTTTACTCTTGATCATCATAATGTTTTCGCATGGAATGTTAGCGATATTCTTATGAAACAAAGAATtgccaatttcaaaaaggtcTATTCAGTTTATGATGATGAACTCCTGTTCTTTGCATTTCTAAAAGAAAGAACTTCTATATTGACTGTGGCTAGATGTGCATTTAATGGCATGATTGCTATAGAGCGAGCCAGTATGACAAACGGAACGTATCTAGGCACTAGCAGAAGTATGACGGGTTCTCAATTTGATTGCAATTATCTGTATAAACAAGTCAACGATGAATTGATTGTTTTGTTGTCAACAGAGCATACGATACTATTCACAGCTGCTAAGGATCTTACTAAATTCACTAACAACGGATTGCCACACGAAATTTTGGTCTATTTACATTGTGTTTTCGAAAGCTCGGATAGAATATTACTGGAAGCTTGCCTTGCTTCGGGACGAATCTTCCAAGCCCAATGCTCAGCAATTCCAAAGCAAAATGACCAAGTAATATGGACCGGGGGCAAATCATTGAGCCGTGTTCGTAACGAAAAGTTCAAGTTTATAACTCGTTTACATAACGAGGTATATCTGACTGCTTCCGACACCAAAGGTATTTCAGTGCATTATTTGCGCGAGAACTATAGGCGTAAAGTCCAGCACTGTTCGTACTCTGAAGAAATGTACTTTGATTCAGCGATTCTTCCCTCAAAAGACGAAGAGACAGAGTACAGAATTTTTTGTGGTGCTTATAACAGACATCATGGTTTTTTAAAGTGGCGAAGGACTCGACGTAATGATCTACCGGTGAGAGTTCTTTGGTCCAGAAAACTAAAGTATGTACCGGTCTCTAACGTGTGGCTTTCTGAAGGAGTCCTAGTATATGAAAGTTTTGGACAACTCTATGATGTCCATTCTGATGCGAAGATCTGTGAGTTTTCTGACGGTATATGGATCACCAAAGGCGGTGTAACCGTTACGGATGTTGAATGTGATATTCTATCGATTGGTACTTTACTTGGCCCTGTAATAATGAAGAATGAGACACTTGTTCAACTGAAGAAATGCGGAAAACTAGAGATAATGAATTACAGTAAAGAACGGACCGAATGTTTGTTTCAATGTGAGCTCGCAGATCAAATTCACAGCACCTCCGTTGCTGCTGCTTATTCTTCTGATAATAGCgaatttcatattttgatttctcaagGATATGACTACTTGAGTTTCTTTCATAACAAGAATTGCATTCGCAAAGTACAGGTTTCCAGAGGATTTCACGTTTCTGATCTGTTGATCAAACGTGTTCTATCGAAATTGTATTATATTGCGACCAGTACAGCAGGAGGTTGTTTAGTGTATACTGCCGACTCTGCCAAACCAATTTTAGAAATTAAAGGTAATGGGAGTGCAAAATCCCATATTTTTGACATTGGTTCGGAAGCCACATATATCCTGATTTACAGCTCTTCTGATCAGAAAATTGTCGATCTTGCTCAGAAGGCATATCGAAAAATTGATCTACCTGTTAGGCCATACCAGATCATTCGTAATTATGATGAGAAAGACCAAGAAAGTTCATTTTATATTTTAGACTACGATTGGTGCTTGAGCTTGATATCTTGTGACATTTCGCAAGTAGCGCATGTACAGAAACTCGAAAATATGGATGAAACAAGAGTTTTAGATATAGGTGGGTTTATACCGCTGCAAATTTTGACAATGAATATAAAAGATCAAGCGTTAGTCGTTATGACAAAGTCaccaaaaacaaatatttcaattttagaTTTTGATTCTATGAAAGTTGTTGGGAACTGCACACTTGGGACGAACTGCAGAAATATAATACTAAGAGCTCTCTGGAATGATGCCTGCGAAGTAGAATCATACATTGATTTTATCATGCAGAAAACTGTCTTGGTCTATTTCATCAAGGAAAACGTAGCACACTTTAAGATTATTCgcatacaaaaaaatgtttttgtATCACAACAAGATTATGAGTTACCATGTCGAGCTTTATTTATCAAGGTTGATCACGAGAAGAACCAGGTTCATTTTGATGGATCAAGCAAACAGGTTTACAATATATTTTACGACTCGAGTGCAGATAGAGTATCACTAAAGCTATCACCTAATACACAAGAGACAGCAGCACCATATCATGGCGGAGCGGTAAAAAGTGCTTACAAGGAGATCGAGGGAAACTTTTTTCAGGAGACGCCGTCTCATGAGAGGCAGACACATGTCACAGCGTGTGCTATCATGAGaagttttttcacttccGGGTATAGAAACAATGTTCCAAGGGCATACGATGCATTAATAGATTATCGCAATTGTGTTAGCCTATACCGCATCTTCCGAGGCGTTCTCCAAGGTGAAGATAGAACATCTTTCATTGGCCGATTCAACATAAACTCGAAAGTAACTAATATTTCACCGGTTCCGTACAGTTCAAAAGAAGCACACTCAACGCATTCGAGATTGGAGAGCGGACCTAGACGCACACCGCTTTTCGTCGTTACTTGCGCAGACGGCACGATTTTCACTCTCACTGAGGTGGTAAAAGGCAGGTCGCACATGTACAATGAAGATTAA